The Edaphobacter sp. 12200R-103 genome contains a region encoding:
- the bshA gene encoding N-acetyl-alpha-D-glucosaminyl L-malate synthase BshA — translation MKIGITCYPTYGGSGVVATELGIELAARGHQVHFITSSQPFRLTGRETNIHFHEVSASTYPLFEYPPYDLALATRMAEVADFYSLDLLHVHYAIPHSVSALLASQMIEAHSIVERRRRLPFITTLHGTDITLVGLDPSYLPITRFGIERSHGVTAISSHLRDRTREAFGIDSEIEVIRNFVNCDLYAPRPQVVSEMRPRFAEPGEHLFVHLSNFRPVKRVLDVVEVFARVAKTLPARLMLIGDGPDRSAAEHLALQHGIQDRIHFLGKQDNVHDLLPLADLMLMPSQMESFGLAALEAMACGVPAIATRVGGVPELIDHGTNGMLFKIGDVAAMAEAAIALLNDPVRLQKMSQAARRTAQENFCTTRIIPLYEAYYQRVLDRNQ, via the coding sequence ATGAAGATCGGCATCACCTGCTATCCCACCTACGGCGGCTCAGGCGTCGTCGCCACGGAGCTGGGCATTGAACTGGCAGCACGCGGCCACCAGGTCCACTTCATCACCTCATCACAGCCCTTTCGCCTCACCGGGCGCGAAACCAATATCCACTTCCACGAGGTCTCCGCCTCCACTTATCCTCTCTTTGAATATCCCCCTTACGATCTCGCGCTGGCGACCCGCATGGCTGAGGTAGCGGACTTCTACTCGCTCGATCTCCTGCACGTCCATTACGCCATTCCACACTCTGTCAGCGCCCTGCTTGCCAGCCAGATGATTGAGGCACATTCCATCGTCGAGCGCCGCCGCCGTCTGCCATTCATCACCACGCTGCATGGAACCGATATCACCCTCGTCGGCCTTGATCCGTCGTACCTCCCCATCACTCGCTTCGGCATCGAACGCTCCCATGGAGTCACGGCCATCTCATCGCACCTGCGCGATCGGACGCGCGAGGCCTTCGGCATCGATAGCGAGATCGAGGTCATCCGCAACTTCGTCAATTGCGACTTGTACGCCCCGCGACCTCAAGTAGTCTCCGAGATGCGTCCGCGTTTTGCCGAGCCTGGCGAACACCTCTTCGTGCATCTCTCCAATTTCCGCCCAGTCAAGCGAGTCCTCGATGTCGTCGAGGTCTTCGCGCGCGTGGCGAAGACTTTACCCGCACGCCTGATGCTGATTGGAGATGGACCGGACCGCAGCGCCGCCGAACATCTCGCGCTACAGCATGGCATACAGGACCGGATTCATTTTCTGGGGAAGCAGGACAACGTCCACGATCTTCTCCCTCTGGCTGACCTGATGCTGATGCCCAGCCAGATGGAATCTTTCGGCCTGGCCGCCCTGGAGGCGATGGCCTGTGGGGTGCCCGCCATCGCTACCCGCGTCGGCGGGGTGCCCGAACTGATCGATCACGGCACTAACGGCATGCTCTTCAAGATCGGGGATGTAGCCGCGATGGCGGAGGCTGCCATCGCGCTCCTCAACGATCCCGTCCGCCTTCAGAAGATGTCACAGGCGGCGCGACGCACTGCACAGGAGAACTTCTGCACCACCCGCATCATTCCTCTCTACGAGGCGTACTACCAGCGCGTACTTGATCGCAACCAATGA
- a CDS encoding ChbG/HpnK family deacetylase, with amino-acid sequence MRLKFASRPATTKLMPSRLIINADDFGLTKGINRSIASLHSAGVLTSATLMATGAAFEDAVQTARQTPSLGVGCHVVLTDGVPASDPAKIPSLIGADGRSFRPSLLSFVQALLRGQISEADIEREAEAQIERLQLAGLSITHADTHKHTHLFPQVTRPLLKVLQRGGIRAIRNPFESAITQKLTHAGLKRRTQIRILNQLRPAFERHTALREGAIVTTHGALGVSATGNLNPATLAEIIRTIPAEGDFELVCHPGYNDADLARVATRLRDHREVEMEALLSVIPAALAQPNPPRLIHFGNLAATDYGLSS; translated from the coding sequence GTGCGTCTCAAGTTTGCATCGCGGCCGGCCACGACGAAATTGATGCCGTCCCGCCTCATCATCAACGCCGACGACTTTGGGCTTACCAAGGGGATCAATCGCTCCATCGCATCGCTTCACAGCGCAGGCGTACTGACCTCCGCAACCCTGATGGCAACCGGCGCCGCGTTTGAAGACGCCGTGCAGACCGCCCGACAGACTCCCTCACTGGGCGTAGGATGTCATGTCGTTCTCACCGACGGAGTGCCGGCATCCGATCCTGCAAAGATCCCCTCACTGATCGGCGCAGACGGACGCAGCTTCCGTCCCTCTCTCCTCTCCTTCGTACAAGCACTGCTGCGCGGCCAGATTAGCGAGGCCGACATCGAGCGCGAAGCCGAGGCTCAGATCGAGAGACTTCAGCTCGCCGGTCTCTCCATCACCCATGCGGACACCCACAAGCACACACACCTGTTTCCTCAGGTGACCCGCCCATTGCTCAAGGTTCTTCAGCGTGGAGGCATCCGCGCCATACGCAATCCCTTCGAGTCCGCGATTACCCAGAAACTCACACACGCAGGCCTGAAGCGCCGCACGCAGATTCGTATCCTCAACCAGCTTCGTCCAGCATTCGAACGCCATACTGCGCTTCGCGAAGGCGCCATCGTCACCACCCACGGAGCCCTCGGGGTCTCCGCGACCGGCAACCTCAATCCAGCAACGCTTGCCGAGATCATAAGGACCATCCCCGCCGAAGGCGACTTCGAACTCGTCTGCCACCCCGGCTACAACGATGCTGACCTTGCTCGCGTCGCAACCCGGCTTCGAGATCACCGCGAGGTCGAAATGGAGGCTCTGCTTTCCGTCATTCCCGCAGCATTGGCGCAACCAAATCCGCCGCGGCTCATCCATTTCGGTAACCTCGCCGCAACGGATTACGGGCTATCCTCGTAA